One Dermacentor silvarum isolate Dsil-2018 chromosome 10, BIME_Dsil_1.4, whole genome shotgun sequence genomic window carries:
- the LOC119466113 gene encoding tRNA dimethylallyltransferase, protein MAAPSALKCCRNLPLVVVLGATGTGKSKLAIEIASRFNGEIISADSMQVYKSLDIITNKVTQAEREAAPHHLLDFLDPLSNFTVADFQSKALGVISNLANSNKLPIIVGGTNYYIESLLWKILVRPENKPDDQLTFDSNRVLLRDVINSFLESKTDVDCESNTAATALLNDVPDDASLGDVSTECLYKCLEMVDPERAVRLHPKDRRKIERSLQIFQVHGRPHGDIIEEQQQMEGGSSLGGPLRFQRPCVLWLQCDQNVLDERLDARVDDMIAAGLIKEMEEFHERYNKHRIDHNLEADYTKGIFQSIGFKEFHRYLLMNSEEKASPKGQKEFAQGLWLMKQVTKRYSKKQKRWITQRFLRTPDRQVPPVYSLDATDVSCWDARVRDKSFEIVGDFLEGREPSHKPIPLLDSNNNRHQLFTCDICNVTTIGSITWEAHVKSKKHLALAKKQRERQAHGDMNRNPAMDEHARALDAVAATESHTLQQNSEPFHYVKMEDQRRCTC, encoded by the exons atggcggcgcccagcgCGTTGAAATGCTGTCGAAACCTTCCTCTCGTTGTTGTGCTTGGCGCAACTGGCACGGGAAAGTCCAAGTTGGCCATAGAAATAGCTTCCAGATTCAATGGAGAAATAATAAGTGCCGATTCCATGCAG GTTTACAAGTCACTAGACATCATCACGAACAAGGTCACGCAAGCGGAAAGAGAGGCTGCGCCGCATCACTTGCTCGATTTCTTGGATCCTCTCTCGAACTTCACTGTGGCCGACTTTCAAAGCAAGGCTCTCGGAGTT ATCAGCAACTTGGCCAACAGTAACAAGCTGCCCATCATCGTCGGTGGCACCAACTACTACATCGAATCCCTTTTGTGGAAGATTCTTGTGCGACCCGAG AACAAACCCGATGACCAGCTCACCTTCGACAGCAATCGTGTTTTGCTCAGAGACGTCATCAACTCATTCCTGGAAAGCAAAACTGACGTCGACTGTGAAAGCAACACTGCTGCAACTGCACTGCTCAATGATGTCCCCGACGATGCCAGCCTGGGGGATGTCTCCACAGAGTGTTTGTACAAGTGTCTCGAAATGGTGGATCCGGAGCGTGCCGTGAGGCTTCATCCAAAGGATCGTCGGAAAATTGAACG GAGCCTTCAAATCTTCCAAGTCCATGGTCGGCCGCACGGCGATATCATTGAAGAGCAACAGCAGATGGAAGGAGGCAGCTCTCTCGGTGGACCGCTGCGGTTCCAGCGCCCGTGCGTGTTGTGGCTTCAGTGCGACCAGAATG TGCTGGATGAGAGGCTGGACGCCCGTGTCGACGATATGATTGCTGCTGGCCTGATCAAGGAGATGGAGGAGTTTCACGAGCGATATAACAAGCATCGCATAGACCACAATCT GGAAGCTGACTATACAAAAGGCATCTTTCAGTCGATCGGGTTCAAGGAGTTCCACCGGTATCTTCTCATGAACAGTGAAGAGAAGGCTTCTCCGAAAGGACAGAAGGAATTCGCTCAAG GATTGTGGCTCATGAAGCAGGTGACAAAGCGGTATTCCAAGAAACAGAAAAGGTGGATTACACAAAGATTCTTAAGAA CCCCGGATCGACAAGTGCCGCCTGTGTACAGCCTGGATGCGACGGATGTCTCGTGTTGGGACGCACGTGTCAGGGACAAGAGCTTCGAGATCGTCGGAGACTTTTTGGAG GGCAGAGAGCCTAGCCACAAGCCAATCCCTCTGCTtgacagcaacaacaacagacaCCAACTGTTCACTTGTGACATCTGCAACGTGACGACTATCGGCAGCATCACATGGGAAG CTCACGTGAAGTCAAAGAAGCACCTCGCATTAGCAAAGAAGCAGAGAGAGAGGCAAGCTCACGGAGACATGAACAG gaacccTGCAATGGACGAGCATGCCAGGGCTCTGGACGCAGTTG CTGCCACTGAGAGCCACACACTTCAACAAAATTCAGaacccttccactatgtgaagatggaagaccagcgaaggtgtacttgttga